Proteins encoded within one genomic window of Spirulina major PCC 6313:
- the trmB gene encoding tRNA (guanosine(46)-N7)-methyltransferase TrmB: MPRVRVRQHVNPLAKKYQNPVVLPDWSQVFEDMSRPIHLDIGCARGRFPLMLAPLQPDWNILGLEIRESLVEEANRIRDEERLKNLHYLFCNVNVDGVQIFDSLPPGRVQWVSIQFPDPWFKQRHAKRRVVQPELVALLAERLPGGARVFLQSDVEAIAQEMTHQFTAHPAFVCQHDAPWLPENPLPVTTERERATHRKGQPVYRSLFARQSS; encoded by the coding sequence ATGCCTAGAGTCCGCGTTCGTCAGCACGTTAACCCCCTTGCGAAAAAATATCAAAACCCGGTGGTGTTGCCGGATTGGTCGCAGGTGTTTGAGGATATGAGCCGACCGATTCACCTCGATATTGGCTGTGCGCGGGGGCGGTTTCCGTTGATGCTTGCGCCGCTACAACCGGATTGGAATATTCTGGGGCTGGAAATTCGCGAATCGTTGGTGGAGGAAGCGAACCGAATTCGGGATGAAGAGAGGTTAAAAAATCTGCATTACTTATTTTGTAATGTCAATGTGGACGGGGTACAGATTTTCGACTCGTTGCCGCCGGGTCGGGTGCAGTGGGTGTCGATTCAGTTTCCTGATCCGTGGTTTAAGCAGCGCCATGCGAAGCGGCGGGTGGTGCAGCCGGAGTTGGTGGCGTTGTTGGCGGAGCGGTTACCTGGGGGGGCGCGGGTGTTTTTGCAGTCGGATGTGGAGGCGATCGCCCAAGAAATGACCCACCAATTTACCGCCCATCCCGCCTTTGTTTGTCAACACGATGCCCCCTGGTTGCCAGAAAACCCCCTCCCCGTCACCACTGAACGGGAACGCGCCACCCACCGCAAAGGCCAGCCCGTCTATCGCAGCTTGTTCGCCCGTCAGTCATCCTGA
- a CDS encoding element excision factor XisH family protein, translating to MARDIFHQQVKTALIKDGWTIIHDPFPIAISEAIKLQIELAAESAIAAERESEKIAVEIKSFIQDSDISSFHTALGQYLNYCQALEEQEPDRFVYLAVPVETYADFFELPFIQRSLQRNQVKLILYNPDREVIERWIN from the coding sequence ATGGCAAGAGACATTTTTCATCAACAGGTTAAAACAGCACTCATTAAAGATGGGTGGACGATTATCCATGATCCGTTTCCGATTGCGATTAGTGAAGCCATCAAGCTACAAATTGAATTGGCGGCAGAGAGTGCGATCGCGGCTGAACGTGAATCCGAAAAAATTGCCGTTGAAATTAAAAGTTTTATTCAAGACTCCGATATTAGTAGTTTTCACACTGCTCTCGGTCAGTATCTCAATTATTGCCAAGCCCTTGAAGAACAAGAGCCTGATCGCTTCGTTTATTTGGCTGTTCCAGTTGAAACCTATGCTGATTTTTTTGAGCTTCCCTTTATTCAGCGTTCTCTACAACGCAATCAAGTCAAACTCATTCTTTATAATCCTGATCGGGAGGTGATTGAACGATGGATCAATTAG
- a CDS encoding YifB family Mg chelatase-like AAA ATPase, producing MLARVWSASVVGIHAVQIGVEVDVSGGLPKTILVGLPDAAVQESRERVNAALKNSGFAFPMRKILVNLTPADLRKEGPSFDLPISMGILAASEQINTQLLGDFIFIGELSLDGSLRPVAGVLPVAAAAKQLGMRGLILPADNAQEAAVVEGLDIYGFKYLSEIAAFCDRPQDHQPVTLNRDVFKTEPWLGIPDLKDVKGQAQARRALEIAAAGGHNLIFVGPPGSGKTMLARRLPGILPALTFSEALEVSQIHSVAGLLKNRGTLVRERPFRSPHHSASGPSLVGGGSIPKPGEISLAHRGILFLDELTEFKRNVLEFLRQPLEDGQVTITRTRQSVEFPAQFTLIASTNPCPCGYYGDTIQACTCGPIQRERYWAKLSGPLMDRIDLQVAVNRLKPDEMMGQAQGEGSASVRDRVQRARQIASDRFAAEPQIQANADMQSRHLRDHCALDDACRTLLETAIRKLGLSARAMDRILKVARTIADLESAATIQTPHIAEAIQYRTIDRMQ from the coding sequence ATGCTAGCCAGAGTTTGGAGTGCGTCTGTTGTCGGCATCCATGCCGTCCAAATCGGTGTTGAAGTCGATGTGTCCGGGGGTCTCCCCAAAACGATCCTCGTCGGTTTGCCCGATGCCGCTGTTCAAGAATCCCGCGAGCGCGTTAATGCCGCCCTGAAAAACTCCGGTTTCGCCTTCCCGATGCGGAAGATCCTCGTTAACCTCACCCCCGCCGATCTCCGCAAAGAAGGCCCCAGCTTCGACCTCCCGATTAGTATGGGCATTCTCGCCGCCTCCGAACAGATCAACACCCAACTTTTGGGGGATTTTATTTTTATTGGGGAATTGTCCCTGGATGGCAGTTTGCGACCTGTGGCGGGGGTGTTGCCCGTGGCCGCAGCGGCGAAACAGTTGGGGATGCGCGGCCTGATTCTCCCCGCTGACAATGCCCAAGAAGCCGCCGTGGTGGAAGGGTTGGACATTTACGGGTTTAAGTACCTCAGCGAGATTGCGGCCTTTTGCGATCGCCCCCAAGACCATCAACCCGTCACCCTCAATCGCGATGTCTTCAAAACCGAACCCTGGCTCGGCATCCCCGATCTCAAGGATGTGAAGGGCCAAGCCCAGGCCCGCCGCGCCTTGGAAATCGCCGCCGCTGGGGGCCATAACCTGATTTTCGTCGGGCCACCGGGCAGCGGTAAAACCATGCTGGCCCGCCGTTTGCCGGGGATTCTTCCCGCCTTAACCTTTTCTGAAGCGTTGGAAGTATCCCAAATTCATTCCGTGGCGGGGCTGTTGAAAAATCGCGGCACATTGGTACGGGAGCGACCCTTTCGCAGCCCCCACCATTCCGCGTCGGGGCCGTCGTTGGTGGGGGGTGGGAGTATTCCGAAGCCGGGGGAAATTTCCCTGGCTCACCGTGGCATCTTATTTCTCGATGAGCTAACCGAATTTAAACGGAATGTTTTAGAATTCCTGCGCCAACCCCTCGAAGATGGCCAGGTGACGATTACCCGGACGCGGCAATCGGTGGAGTTTCCCGCCCAATTTACCCTGATCGCCAGTACGAACCCCTGCCCCTGCGGCTATTACGGCGACACGATCCAGGCTTGTACCTGTGGCCCGATCCAGCGGGAACGGTATTGGGCGAAACTGTCGGGGCCGTTGATGGATCGTATTGATCTTCAGGTGGCGGTGAATCGGTTGAAGCCCGATGAGATGATGGGGCAGGCTCAGGGGGAAGGGTCGGCATCGGTGCGCGATCGCGTCCAACGAGCGCGACAGATTGCGAGCGATCGCTTTGCTGCCGAACCCCAAATCCAAGCCAACGCCGACATGCAAAGCCGCCACCTCCGCGACCATTGCGCCCTTGATGATGCCTGTCGCACCCTCCTCGAAACCGCAATTCGCAAACTCGGCCTCTCCGCCCGCGCCATGGATCGCATCCTCAAAGTGGCCCGCACGATCGCCGATCTCGAAAGCGCCGCCACGATCCAAACCCCCCACATCGCCGAAGCCATCCAATACCGCACCATCGACCGCATGCAGTGA
- a CDS encoding N-acetylmuramoyl-L-alanine amidase — MKFGIDMGHNAPPDTGASGWAKEDDLTKAVGTRVRAKLAALGHIAVNCNPSSAYSVLDSLNKRVSIANAQNVDLYVSIHFNAFNGNANGAEVFAVSSSGERYAKPVLSEIVRLGFFNRGVKDGSHLYVLKNTWMPAILIECCFIDSWRDRDLYDTERMANAIVTGLTGQSPVVTPPPNTEQNTGGSTPPTSFDAQVLKLQQQLNQLQIRDRNNKPLGEDGLIGPATRFATQRFNDLMAITSGDTASAATWKAIAEILARPILRPSHATGKAVRYVQFRIGTAIDGIFGSQTATAVRRFQLQTHITVDGIVGPQCWGKLLV; from the coding sequence GTGAAATTTGGGATCGACATGGGACATAATGCACCGCCAGATACGGGTGCATCGGGCTGGGCGAAGGAAGACGACCTCACTAAGGCCGTTGGCACGCGGGTGAGGGCCAAACTCGCCGCTCTGGGTCATATTGCGGTGAATTGCAATCCGAGTTCTGCCTATAGCGTCTTGGATTCCCTCAACAAGCGGGTCAGCATAGCTAATGCGCAAAATGTGGATCTCTACGTTTCGATTCATTTCAACGCGTTCAATGGCAATGCGAACGGGGCAGAAGTGTTTGCGGTTAGTTCCTCTGGGGAACGCTACGCCAAGCCGGTTTTAAGTGAAATTGTGCGGCTGGGCTTTTTCAACCGGGGGGTGAAGGATGGATCACATCTCTATGTGCTGAAAAATACCTGGATGCCCGCGATTTTGATTGAGTGCTGTTTTATTGATTCCTGGCGCGATCGCGACCTCTACGACACGGAACGGATGGCTAATGCGATCGTCACCGGCCTGACGGGGCAAAGTCCCGTGGTGACTCCCCCCCCCAACACCGAGCAAAACACAGGCGGTTCCACACCTCCCACTTCCTTTGATGCCCAAGTGTTGAAACTTCAGCAGCAGTTAAATCAGTTGCAAATTCGCGATCGCAACAACAAACCCCTCGGCGAAGATGGCCTGATCGGCCCCGCCACCCGTTTCGCCACCCAACGCTTCAACGACCTCATGGCCATCACCAGCGGCGACACCGCCAGCGCCGCCACCTGGAAAGCGATCGCCGAAATCCTCGCCCGTCCCATCCTCCGCCCCAGCCACGCCACTGGCAAAGCCGTGCGCTATGTGCAATTCCGGATCGGAACCGCGATCGACGGTATTTTTGGCTCCCAAACCGCCACCGCCGTCCGTCGCTTCCAACTCCAAACCCACATCACCGTTGACGGCATTGTCGGCCCCCAATGCTGGGGTAAACTCCTCGTCTAG
- a CDS encoding LptF/LptG family permease, with the protein MALELPRIRAPWSVLDRYIIGEILAPFLFGVGLFSSLGFAVGVLFDLVRRVTEFGLPLSVAFKVAALSSPQFICYAFPMSILLATLMAYSRLAADSELIALRSVGVSVYRIVVPGLIVSLAITALTFIFNDIVVPRANYYAAITLEEALTGETPQFQDSNILYPEYHDVVDDTGQSRNVLSRLFYAERYDGQSMHKLTVVDRSQQGINQIITSDSAQWNPREGKWDFFNGTIYLIDPDGSFRNILRFDREQLQLPRAPLDLVERVRDNTEMTIAQARDHLKVLRISGDLQQIRKITVRLHQKISFPFACFIFGLVGAALGTRSQGGRATSFAISVLTIFLYYTLFTTTGAMGVAGVIPPFPSAWITNVLGLGVGGVILFQVAR; encoded by the coding sequence ATGGCCCTAGAACTTCCCCGCATCCGTGCTCCCTGGTCAGTCCTCGATCGCTACATCATCGGGGAAATTCTCGCGCCGTTCCTCTTTGGCGTTGGGCTGTTTTCCTCCCTGGGGTTTGCGGTGGGGGTATTGTTCGACCTCGTGCGGCGGGTGACGGAATTTGGTCTACCCCTCTCGGTGGCCTTCAAAGTGGCCGCCCTCAGTTCGCCCCAATTCATCTGCTACGCCTTCCCCATGTCGATCCTTTTGGCTACCCTGATGGCCTACAGTCGCTTGGCCGCCGATAGCGAACTGATCGCCCTGCGCAGCGTGGGGGTGAGTGTGTATCGGATTGTTGTGCCGGGGTTGATCGTCAGTTTAGCGATCACGGCGTTGACCTTTATTTTTAACGATATCGTTGTACCGCGTGCCAACTACTACGCCGCCATCACCCTTGAAGAAGCCCTCACCGGCGAAACCCCCCAATTCCAAGACAGCAACATTCTCTATCCGGAATATCACGATGTGGTCGATGACACGGGCCAATCTCGCAACGTCCTCAGTCGCCTTTTCTATGCCGAACGCTACGACGGGCAATCCATGCATAAGCTCACCGTGGTGGATCGCAGTCAGCAGGGCATCAATCAGATCATCACCTCCGATTCAGCGCAATGGAATCCCCGTGAAGGGAAGTGGGATTTTTTCAATGGCACGATTTATCTGATCGATCCCGATGGGTCGTTTCGGAATATTCTCCGCTTTGACCGCGAACAACTGCAACTGCCCCGCGCTCCCCTCGATTTGGTCGAACGGGTGCGGGATAACACCGAAATGACCATCGCCCAAGCCCGCGACCATCTCAAAGTGCTGCGCATCAGTGGTGATTTACAACAAATTCGTAAAATCACGGTACGACTCCATCAAAAAATTTCCTTTCCCTTTGCCTGCTTCATTTTCGGGCTGGTGGGGGCGGCGTTGGGGACGCGATCGCAAGGGGGACGCGCCACCAGTTTCGCCATTAGTGTCTTGACCATCTTTTTGTATTACACCCTCTTCACCACCACCGGAGCCATGGGCGTGGCCGGTGTCATTCCCCCCTTTCCCTCCGCCTGGATCACCAATGTCTTAGGCCTTGGCGTTGGTGGCGTGATCCTCTTCCAAGTCGCCCGTTGA
- a CDS encoding DUF429 domain-containing protein, whose amino-acid sequence MNCLGVDLGWSSGASGVCGLRWDGVGLRFVDWGTVATAADVLDWCDRTLAPTDPGIIAIDAPTIIPNPTGTRRPDRLTHRHFGRYHAGCYPANQGRPFARQTVGLGKALTERGFHHAPDITPQALGRYQIEVFPHPAMIHLFGLDRILKYKKGRLSDRKTALAQLRTYLYTVLPRLDPPLLSPLPALPDFAPLTGKALKAIEDQLDSLLCAYIAAHWWYWGRDRNWVFGTTETGYIVIPAPVATLAPCPEC is encoded by the coding sequence ATGAATTGTTTAGGGGTTGATTTGGGGTGGTCGTCGGGGGCGAGTGGGGTCTGTGGGTTGCGGTGGGATGGGGTGGGGTTGCGGTTTGTGGATTGGGGAACGGTGGCGACGGCGGCGGATGTGTTGGACTGGTGCGATCGCACCCTTGCCCCCACTGACCCCGGCATCATTGCCATCGATGCCCCGACGATTATCCCCAACCCCACCGGAACCCGCCGCCCCGATCGCCTCACCCATCGCCATTTTGGCCGCTACCATGCAGGCTGCTATCCCGCCAATCAGGGCCGCCCTTTCGCTCGGCAAACCGTGGGGTTAGGGAAAGCACTCACCGAGCGGGGGTTTCACCATGCCCCGGACATCACCCCCCAAGCTCTCGGCCGCTATCAAATCGAGGTGTTTCCCCATCCGGCGATGATTCACCTGTTTGGGTTGGATCGGATTTTGAAATATAAAAAGGGACGATTAAGCGATCGCAAAACAGCCCTCGCCCAACTCCGCACCTATCTCTACACCGTCCTGCCCCGCTTAGATCCCCCGCTCTTATCTCCCCTGCCCGCCCTCCCCGATTTCGCCCCCCTCACAGGCAAAGCCCTAAAAGCGATCGAAGACCAACTCGATAGCCTCCTCTGTGCCTACATCGCCGCCCACTGGTGGTATTGGGGGCGCGATCGCAATTGGGTCTTCGGCACTACCGAAACCGGATATATTGTGATCCCGGCCCCGGTAGCAACCCTTGCTCCCTGCCCAGAATGTTAA
- a CDS encoding TlyA family RNA methyltransferase, whose product MKKQRLDLLLVERNLCESRQWAQRVIRAGDVKVNQQRVDKPGTEVAIDAEIEVKAKPPYVSRGGEKLAKALAVFGVAVRDRICLDGGISTGGFTDCLLQQGAKQVYGVDVGYGQVAWSLRQDPRVILRERTNLRHLTPEDLYGEADRADLGVADLSFISLTKVLPAFWALLAAPRDLIVLVKPQFEVGKARVGKKGVVRDPRDHADAIWGVITAAQGLGWQYQGLAWSPITGPAGNVEYLLWLREGEGEGIDLSMVRELTAGAIAALR is encoded by the coding sequence ATGAAAAAACAACGCCTGGATCTGCTACTGGTGGAACGGAATTTGTGTGAATCGCGGCAATGGGCGCAGCGGGTGATTCGGGCGGGGGATGTGAAGGTGAATCAGCAGCGGGTGGATAAGCCGGGGACGGAGGTGGCCATTGATGCAGAGATTGAGGTGAAGGCGAAACCGCCCTATGTGTCGCGGGGGGGGGAGAAGTTGGCGAAGGCGTTGGCGGTGTTTGGGGTGGCGGTGCGCGATCGCATCTGTCTCGATGGCGGCATTTCCACGGGGGGCTTTACCGATTGTCTGTTGCAACAGGGGGCGAAACAGGTCTATGGCGTGGATGTGGGCTATGGCCAGGTGGCTTGGTCACTGCGCCAAGATCCCCGCGTCATCCTCAGAGAACGGACGAATCTACGCCACTTGACCCCGGAGGATCTTTACGGTGAGGCGGATCGGGCGGATCTAGGCGTGGCGGATCTGTCGTTTATTTCCCTGACGAAGGTTTTACCGGCTTTTTGGGCCTTGCTCGCCGCGCCACGGGATTTAATCGTGCTGGTGAAGCCACAGTTTGAAGTGGGGAAAGCACGGGTGGGAAAAAAGGGGGTGGTGCGTGATCCCCGCGATCATGCTGATGCGATTTGGGGGGTGATCACGGCGGCGCAGGGGTTGGGCTGGCAGTATCAGGGTCTGGCCTGGTCGCCGATTACGGGGCCAGCGGGGAATGTGGAATATTTGCTCTGGTTGAGGGAAGGGGAGGGGGAGGGGATCGATCTCAGTATGGTGCGGGAGTTGACGGCAGGCGCGATCGCAGCCCTCCGTTAA
- a CDS encoding Uma2 family endonuclease: MSVSPLTVQRPSIDDYFTQETTSEHRYEYRDGLITEMTGGTPEHNELSGSLVVLLRLALKGKPYQVFATDQRLWIPEKNLYTYPDLMVMPKPISRQEGRSDTVINPIFIAEVLSKSTRSYDRDEKFEAYRTIPTFQDYLLIDQYRIHLEHYVKQQDHQWLFTEYDDPAAQVHLTSLPIVIPVAELYAGIEF, encoded by the coding sequence ATGAGCGTCTCACCCTTAACCGTGCAACGCCCCAGCATTGATGACTATTTCACCCAAGAAACTACCTCCGAACACCGTTATGAATATCGCGATGGACTCATCACTGAAATGACCGGTGGAACCCCAGAACATAATGAATTAAGCGGTAGTTTAGTGGTGCTATTACGCCTCGCACTCAAGGGAAAACCCTATCAAGTTTTTGCCACAGATCAACGGCTTTGGATTCCAGAAAAAAACCTCTACACCTACCCCGATTTAATGGTGATGCCTAAGCCAATTTCGCGCCAAGAGGGGCGATCGGATACGGTGATCAATCCCATTTTTATCGCTGAAGTTCTCTCCAAATCCACCCGCAGTTATGACCGCGACGAAAAATTTGAGGCCTATCGCACCATCCCCACCTTTCAAGACTATTTACTCATCGATCAATACCGGATTCACCTTGAGCATTATGTTAAACAACAGGATCATCAATGGCTTTTTACCGAGTATGATGATCCGGCTGCACAGGTTCACCTAACCTCACTCCCCATCGTGATTCCTGTGGCAGAGCTATACGCAGGGATTGAGTTTTAA
- a CDS encoding XisI protein produces MDQLEQYRAAIKQILSEHCAIANHRDTVQAQLIFDETHDHYQLAYVGWQGSKRVFGPVLHFDIQNGKVWVQYNGTEMPVAERLMELGVPAHDIVLGWHSEFKRKFTPYAVG; encoded by the coding sequence ATGGATCAATTAGAACAGTATCGAGCCGCGATTAAGCAAATTTTGAGCGAACATTGTGCGATCGCGAATCATCGAGACACCGTCCAAGCTCAACTCATTTTTGATGAAACTCATGATCATTACCAACTGGCTTATGTGGGTTGGCAAGGTTCAAAACGAGTCTTTGGCCCCGTGCTTCACTTTGATATTCAAAACGGTAAAGTGTGGGTGCAATATAACGGCACAGAAATGCCAGTGGCAGAGCGTTTGATGGAATTAGGGGTTCCGGCTCATGATATTGTCTTGGGCTGGCATTCGGAGTTTAAACGCAAGTTCACCCCCTATGCCGTGGGCTGA